From a single Capsicum annuum cultivar UCD-10X-F1 chromosome 12, UCD10Xv1.1, whole genome shotgun sequence genomic region:
- the LOC107850196 gene encoding uncharacterized protein LOC107850196, which translates to MMKYVKVGAFIHAIHSYNRFCHFESKPHLGFGSLDSQVRASVGIFWDLDNKPPKSFPPYDAATKLKKAASEFGVVRFTVAYANRQAFSYVPPLVREQRKERKALTLLEKSGVVKVVEPYICRVCGRRFYSNEKLVNHFKQIHEREHKKRLSKIESARGKMRVKLVAKYAMKMDKYKGAVRDVLIPKVGYGLADELKRAGFWVRTVENKPQAADIALRNHLVDVMDKRMVDHVVLVSDDSDFVEVLKEARLRCLKTVVVGDSNDGALKRIADAAFSWQEIMMGKAKKEAVSVVGRWKDRDVLKRLEWTYDPEVEKKLYYSEVESDDSDGFFSGEEDVGASVLKENAGAWWKLDSHSGR; encoded by the exons ATGATGAAATATGTTAAAGTTGGCGCCTTTATACATGCTATTCACTCCTATAATAGATTTTGTCACTTTGAATCCAAACCCCATTTGGGTTTTGGATCTTTAGACTCACAAGTTAGAGCTAGTGTTGGAATTTTCTGGGATTTAGATAACAAACCACCTAAGTCATTTCCACCATATGATGCTGCTACTAAGTTAAAGAAAGCAGCTAGTGAATTTGGGGTTGTTAGATTTACAGTTGCTTATGCTAATCGACAAGCGTTTAGTTATGTGCCTCCTTTAGTTAGGGAACAAAGGAAAGAGAGGAAGGCGTTGACTTTGTTGGAAAAAAGTGGGGTTGTTAAGGTAGTGGAACCTTATATATGTAGAGTTTGTGGAAGGAGATTTTATAGTAATGAGAAACTTGTGAATCATTTTAAGCAAATTCACGAGCGCGAGCATAAAAAAAGGTTGAGTAAGATAGAGTCTGCTAGAGGGAAAATGAGGGTGAAGTTGGTGGCTAAGTATGCAATGAAGATGGATAAGTATAAGGGTGCTGTTAGGGATGTTTTGATTCCCAAAGTTGGGTATGGTTTGGCGGATGAGTTGAAACGAGCGGGTTTTTGGGTTAGGACTGTTGAGAATAAGCCACAGGCTGCTGATATCGCGTTGAGGAATCATTTGGTTGATGTAATGGATAAGAGGATGGTGGATCATGTGGTGCTTGTGTCTGATGAttcggattttgtggaggtgtTGAAGGAGGCTAGGTTGAGGTGTTTGAAGACGGTGGTTGTTGGTGATAGCAATGATGGTGCTCTGAAGAGGATAGCGGATGCTGCTTTCTCGTGGCAAGAGATCATGATGGGGAAGGCTAAGAAAGAAGCTGTCTCTGTCGTTGGCCGGTGGAAGGACCGAGATGTATTGAAAAGATTGGAGTGGACATATGATCCAGAGGTAGAGAAAAAGTTGTATTATTCTGAAGTTGAGAGTGATGATTCTGACGGATTCTTTTCTGGGGAAGAGGATGTTGGTGCTTCCGTCTTGAAGGAAAATGCTGGTGCATGGTGGAAGCTGGACTCTCATTCAG GACGTTGA